The Natrinema pellirubrum DSM 15624 region ACCGAACGGATGGGGACGGACCCGTCGGCAGGTGCCTGAATAGTTAATCCATGGATCCCAGACTCCGCAGACATAACAGATGGAAAGTAAACGTCGTGCTTTCCCCCGATATGTCTTCAAACCGCAAATATAGATTATATACGCAGACGTCCTACGTAGGACTGGTGAACGGAACCATGCAAAAAAACGTCGGCGGATACGACCGCGGCGCCCGGTTCGTCTTCGGACCGATCCTCGCGATCGTCGGTATCGCGGCCCTCGGTGGCGTACTTTCCTTGACAGCGGGGATGCTCGGTGTCGCTCTCGCGGCTCTCGCTCTCGTCGTTGGCGCGGTGTTAACCGTCACCGCGGTCACGCAGAAATGCCCCATGAACGCCCGCCTCGGTATCGATACGTATCGAAACGAGGTCGAGTCCCGCTCTGAGGCCGGCAAAAAAGAAAACCGCCGGGCCGGGCGACTGAGCTAGGACCGAACTGCCAATTTTTCGATGCAATCGGTATCGGTTTCCCGTTTCACAACTGGAATGTGACCGAGAAGGTGTTCTCGCGGCGTCCGACTGTCGGTTCCGACGGCAAAGGCGGCTCGCGGTGCGCGACCACAGCGCGGAACCCAGACGCGTTGGTTCCTGGCTTTTGTCCGGAAGTGACCGTCCTCGAGGGTACCCCGTGGGACTATTGACCGGGACGGAGTACGGACCCTATGCGATCGGCACGAAAGATACTATTCGGTATCGGCGGCCTGCTCGTTTTGTGGATCGGTTGGGGCGCGTACGTCGACCGAACGACCGAACGCGTCCCGTCGGAAACGCTGGATCGCTTCGACGGCGTTGAGATCCGTCGCTATCCCAGGACGATTGTCGCCGAAACGACGGCAGGGGATTCGCGGACGGCGTTTGGACGCCTCTTTCGCTACATCTCGGGCGCGAACGCGCGCCGCGAGGAGTTGTCGATGACCGCACCGGTGGCGGTCCGCGGTACTGCGATTCCGATGACCGCGCCCGTGCGAACGGGGTCCGACGGTGGTGACGTGATGATGGCGTTCTACCTCCCGCAGACGTACACGTCCGAAACCGCGCCGACGCCGACCGATGCCGACGTTCGACTCGTCGTCGAACCGCCGCGGACGGTCGCAGTCCGCCGCTTCTCGTGGTACGCGACGGACGAGCGCGTCCGTCGGGAACGGGAGCGGCTCAGCGAGGAACTCACACGACGAGGTCTCGAGACGGACGGCGAGCCGGCGTTGCTCCAGTACAACGACCCGTGGACGCCGCCGTTTATGCGAACCAACGAGATCGAAGTCCCCGTCGCGGACGTTCCGGACGACCGCCACAGCGACCATAGTCTAACGGTAACACGGGAGTAGTCCGGAACTCAGGCGGTATCTTCGTCGGACAGTAGTGGACGAGTCGAATTCACGACGACCAGCAGACTGCTTCCGCCCATCGCAAGCGCTGCAAAGAGCGGGTTCAACAGACCGATCACGGCAAGCGGGATCGCGATGGCGTTGTAGCAAAACGCCCACGCGATATTGCCTTTCACACGGCGGTTCGTCGCTCGAGCGAGTTCGAAGACCGTCCCGACGGACGCGAGGTCGTCATCGACGAGGGCGACATCCGCGGCGTCAGCGGCCATCGCAGTCCCACCGCCTAGAGCGATGCCGAGATCGGCCGCGGCCAGCGCCGGTGCGTCGTTGGTTCCATCGCCGACCATCACCGTCCGTCCCGTCTCGTTGAATCGCGTGACGGTCTCGGCCTTTCCTTCCGGCGGAACGCCCGCAAACACGTCGTCGACGGCAGCGTGATCCCGAAACTGCTGTGCCGCCCGGGCATCGTCACCGGTGAGAACGACCACATCTTTCCCATCGTCGGAAATAGATGCCACCGTCTCGTCCCAGTTCTCCCGCAGTTTGTCACCGACGACGATGACGCCTTCAGCAGTCCCGTTGCGACCGACAGCAACCGGAACTCGTCCGGTTTCACGGCTGTTCGCAATTCGATCGGTGATGTTCGCGGGAACGTCCCAGTCGTGATCGCGGAACAGGTCTGGGTGGCCGACGATGATCTCGTCTCCGTCGACAATACCCGAGACGCCGTTCCGATAACTGTCGAAGGAGACGACACGGTCGGCTGGTGAATCGGCGTCCGACCCGGACTCGACCGATCCACCGTCGGGCACCGGTCGCTCGGTGGCGATGGCCTCACCGACCGGATGTGACGAGCGCTGCTCGAGAAGTGCCGCTTTCTCGAGCAACGCCGTCCCGAGATCGGTCTCGATGACGGTCATTTCACCCGTCGTCAGTGTGCCGGTCTTGTCGAAGATGACGGTCTCCGCGTCGCGGATTCGCTCGAAGATGCTATCGTCGAAGACGACGATCGAGCGTTCCAACGCGTCGCGGACCCCTGCGGCGACTGCAAGCGGCGTCGCCAGCCCGAGCGCACAGGGACAGGAAACGATCAACACCGTGAGTCCGACGAGAAGGGCGGAAACGCCGTTCCCGAGAAGGAGGTTCACGCCCGTAACGACGACTGCGAGAGCGAGAACGACCGGCACGAAGATCGTCGCCAGTTTGTCCGCGAGTTTCTGAATCCCATGAGAGCCGCTTTGCAGGTCCCAGACGAGTTCGGTGATCCGATCGAGGCTACTCGTCGCCTCCGCTCCGACGCGGACGGTCACCGCGCCGTCCGTCACCATCGAGCCGCCGACGACGGCATCGCCCGCGGTCTTCCGAGCGGGAAGGGACTCACCGGTGACGACCGCCTCGTCGACGGCTGCGTCACCGTCGACGACCGTCCCGTCGACGGGGACTCGTTCCCCGGACCGGACCAACACGCGATCATCGACCTCGAGGTCCTCGACTCCGACGTCTTCTGCCTCACCGTCCTCGCGAACGCGACGGGCTTCGTTGACCTGGATAGAAGTCAGGTCGGAGAGGCGCTCGGTCGCCTCCTGCTTGATCGACGATTCGTAATAGTTGCCGACCGTGACGATAACGATTATTGCGACGGTCACGTCGTAGTAGATGTGTTCGCCACCGAATACGATCGAGAGCGTACTGTAGAGGTACGCGCTCACGGCCGCGATCGCGACGAGGAGATCCATGTTCGGCGACCGCGTTTTCACGCTGACGTACGCTCCCTGAAGGATCGGCTTGCCAGTCACGCCTAGGATGATCGTCGTGAGCGCCGCGATGACGACGTAGAATGGCGTGGCGACGGAACTCGCGAGCGCGCTTTCGAAAAACTCCGTGACCCGATCGCCGTAAAACAGGCCGCCGAAATACGTCGGGTAGATGATGACGAGGTACTGCAACATGACGGACATTCCCATGAGGACGCCGACTGCGATTCGCCCCATCTCCCAGTTATTTGCTCTCCGACGGCTGAACGTATCGTCGCGGGCGTAGGCGCTATAGCCGAGTCCGCTGATCTCCTCTTGGAGGTCGGCCGCCGAGACGCGGTCCGGATCGTGATCGATTCGAACCGTGTCGGTCACGTAACTCGAGCTGGCGTCACTGACGCCGTCGATCGTCGTCGCGGCCGATTCGATAAACGCCTCGCAGGTCGCACAGTGCATCCCGTCGACTTCTAGAAACGTCGCGTCGTGATCCGACGGGACCTCGCGATCGGACTGTGAATCGTCTCGAGCGCGGCGGACGTCGTCGGCGTCGATGTCGTCGACGTCCCCGAGGGTGACGTAGACATCTCGACAGCCAGTACAGCAGAACCGATTGCCGTCCGATACGATGTCACTCCCACTGACGGGGAGGTCACAGAGTGTACAGCTGGGTTCTGACGGCGAAGTGTCGGACATTCGTTAGTCACTAGTGGCCGTTGCCGCGATTTGTTGTGTGTCGATCCCGCCGTAGAACGATCGTTTCGAGTGTCGTATCCGTGGTCTTCTCATCTCGTGTGCCAGCAGGACGTCCTCGAGCGCGACGACCGCGACTCCACGTAATCGATGTACTCGCTGGCACCGACTGCCATCACTGGCATCGATCACGGCACGCGAGATGTCCGTTCCGATACAGTACACTCCCGCGAGAAACAACGCCACGGCACTGCCAAAGCGTGGAACCTGGTACATGTCGATCAGTTCGGACCGTGATATCGGCCGAGCTAGTCGCTCGGAAGGGTAATGTATTTCGTCTCCTCTCCCGGGAATTATCGA contains the following coding sequences:
- a CDS encoding YgaP family membrane protein; protein product: MQKNVGGYDRGARFVFGPILAIVGIAALGGVLSLTAGMLGVALAALALVVGAVLTVTAVTQKCPMNARLGIDTYRNEVESRSEAGKKENRRAGRLS
- a CDS encoding heavy metal translocating P-type ATPase → MSDTSPSEPSCTLCDLPVSGSDIVSDGNRFCCTGCRDVYVTLGDVDDIDADDVRRARDDSQSDREVPSDHDATFLEVDGMHCATCEAFIESAATTIDGVSDASSSYVTDTVRIDHDPDRVSAADLQEEISGLGYSAYARDDTFSRRRANNWEMGRIAVGVLMGMSVMLQYLVIIYPTYFGGLFYGDRVTEFFESALASSVATPFYVVIAALTTIILGVTGKPILQGAYVSVKTRSPNMDLLVAIAAVSAYLYSTLSIVFGGEHIYYDVTVAIIVIVTVGNYYESSIKQEATERLSDLTSIQVNEARRVREDGEAEDVGVEDLEVDDRVLVRSGERVPVDGTVVDGDAAVDEAVVTGESLPARKTAGDAVVGGSMVTDGAVTVRVGAEATSSLDRITELVWDLQSGSHGIQKLADKLATIFVPVVLALAVVVTGVNLLLGNGVSALLVGLTVLIVSCPCALGLATPLAVAAGVRDALERSIVVFDDSIFERIRDAETVIFDKTGTLTTGEMTVIETDLGTALLEKAALLEQRSSHPVGEAIATERPVPDGGSVESGSDADSPADRVVSFDSYRNGVSGIVDGDEIIVGHPDLFRDHDWDVPANITDRIANSRETGRVPVAVGRNGTAEGVIVVGDKLRENWDETVASISDDGKDVVVLTGDDARAAQQFRDHAAVDDVFAGVPPEGKAETVTRFNETGRTVMVGDGTNDAPALAAADLGIALGGGTAMAADAADVALVDDDLASVGTVFELARATNRRVKGNIAWAFCYNAIAIPLAVIGLLNPLFAALAMGGSSLLVVVNSTRPLLSDEDTA
- a CDS encoding SOUL family heme-binding protein, whose amino-acid sequence is MRSARKILFGIGGLLVLWIGWGAYVDRTTERVPSETLDRFDGVEIRRYPRTIVAETTAGDSRTAFGRLFRYISGANARREELSMTAPVAVRGTAIPMTAPVRTGSDGGDVMMAFYLPQTYTSETAPTPTDADVRLVVEPPRTVAVRRFSWYATDERVRRERERLSEELTRRGLETDGEPALLQYNDPWTPPFMRTNEIEVPVADVPDDRHSDHSLTVTRE